ttataacatttcctttaatattttcataaaatatcaaAGTACTGATCCACGTATAACGATAGAAGATCatgtaaaaagttaaaaagagaaaaaaaaaaaagcattattaGTAATCCTAAaagtaaatatgaaaaataacatgaaataattaacaaaaatgacttataaacattcataatttatttgacaTCTAGTAAGAGAGAATAAATTGAGAGTAAAATATTAGTATTTAGTAGGTATgaaatagagagaaaataagaaggaaaggtaaaaaagaaggggagaaaagaagaaataaaatgtgtttggtagaaaagaaataagtgaaaaaaaCACTACAAAGTAttcatttcattctttttatttcttcataCAAATGAAACCAAACAAGCattgtaattgtttttttttcctcatcaACAAGGACAGATCATGTTTAATGTTaaggttttttatttatttgttttctatcTTTCTCAATTTCTCTTAAACTAAACACTTTTATCCTCACTCTTTTTTCATCTACTtccattcatttaatttttcacttctctattttcatttctttttattaatcacttatatttaaaagaaaatgtaataaagaaaaaagacaaataataaaaaaaatatgacttaaattttttaaaatatttaataaatgattgaattttattctgaatctctaataaaatttttattattttaagtctTCGAtatgttgaaatttttattttaaatttacatcattaattaaataataagtattatcttataaattaaaatttttaaaattattaatgattataATGGTATCATATTATAATGTCATCATTTAATTTGATCATAAagacttaaaacaaaaattttaatatgccagaaatattaaaaaactaaaaaaatattaaaatagaaaaaaaaatatagtctcACAACAAACAAATACAGTAATTAAGTAGGACTAATCAGTTCTTAAACTGTATTAATAAAGCAGAGTGATATATAGTGAAACGAGCTCACCTTTTTTTATAAGCACGTGTCACTTAATAACACGATCttttaactgaaattaaacAACTAACTAAATCACATCACATAAGATTACAGTTGCAGAAAAATGAAATTACTGTCCGTTAATCCTTGCATCGTGCTTGTTTGTATACTTTGTACCagagttaatatatatatatatatatatatatatatatatatatttaaaaaaaaaaaggagacagAGAAACAGAATAATTAAAGGCAacaggaaaaaacaaaaaggtttAGTTGTCATGGCAACAGAAATAGAAATATCCATCCACACGTGGATCTCAGTGCCGCGCCTCAGCGCGTGTTCATTGGTATTTGAAAGCAGAAAAAGCAAAGAAGATACCATAAAGAGACAATTATATTGGCACCTCCTTCCAATTTCCATTATCATTTCCTTCCCAAACCCAAAACTTACTCACCATatattcttcattcttctacttCCATTAATTCCCCTAaattcagaagaagaagaagaaaatgagaaaccCATCACTACCAACATTAGCAACAACCAAGACCAAGGTGAAGAACAATAGTAACAAaagtaccaacaacaacaacaacattggTACCAACTACTCTCCATGCTGCAACAATGTTGGGTTGAAGCGAGGGCCATGGACGCCAGAGGAGGACGAGGTGTTAGCGAATTACATCAATAAAGAAGGAGAAGGACGGTGGAGAACGCTCCCGAAGCGCGCCGGCCTTCTCCGCTGCGGCAAGAGCTGCCGCCTCCGCTGGATGAACTACCTCCGCCCCTCCGTCAAGCGCGGCCACATCGCCCCCGACGAGGAAGATCTCATCCTCCGCCTACACCGCCTCCTGGGCAATCGGTACACATACCATCTTCCGTTTAAGGGTTTAGGTTTAACTGATCAATTATTCCCACAAAAATTAGGGTtcttacacttttttttctaaCTAGGGTTTATTAATTTGTTGTCTCCACATTGGATGTGGCAGGTGGTCTTTGATAGCTGGGAGGATTCCTGGAAGAACAGACAATGAAATAAAGAACTATTGGAATACCCATCTAAGTAAGAAGCTTATTAACCAAGGGATTGATCCAAGAACCCACAAGCCTCTTAACCCACCATCTATTGCCGTTCCTTCTTCTTCAACAACTTCTACTATTCCACCTTCTAAACCTCCTCCAGTGATCATCACCAACAACAACATTAACCCTTTTCATCACGATCTCACCAACATGTTTAACCAAGGAGTTCATCTTAATCATCTAGGTCAACATCACCAACCTCCTCCACTTTCTAATCCCTGTGATAACCATAACCCAGTACCAGCTGCTGCCACCGATGATGTTTCTGCAATGGGTTTCATGGACAACAACAACGAGGATTGCAACAACGATGGTATCAACATCAATTATTACTCCGACGATGTCTTTTCTTCCTTCCTCAACTCTTTGATCAACGATGATGCTTTTGAGGcgcagcagcagcagcaccaCGTGCAAACAGAGATCCCCACACCCAGTGAGCGTAGCATTAATCCACTGCCATGTGATGATCGTGTCGATGATCATCATCTGGGTTCAATCACCACTGCTTCTGCATCGCAAGGTTATGACGATGAGCTTGGGGTTCTGTGGGAATCGCCACTCGTGAGTGCTACTTTCAGCCAACACGTTAACGATCACATCACAAAGAGGGTTCATGATCACCACAATCAATAGTGTCTAGTACTGTTGTTATTATTGGTTACCAGCTTCATCAAATACCAAGGGTTCAAAGAATAATTGTGTTGTTGTCCATCCTGTGAAAAGATGGAGAGAAAAAGTAAGAAGGACATTAAAGAAAGAATTCACGTTAAATAATATTCTTGAAGCTAGCTCTGGTCTTTAACCAAGATGAATAACGTCTAATGATTCATATAGCCGAACTTACTTAGTCGGATAAGTTTTCATTGTTGTAATTGTGTTGTCGGTGTTTCCATATATAAGTTGTTGTTGCTTTTGTTGTATTGAAATTTTAGTGATGTAATTTCATGTCATGCACATTTAATTTGCCTATAgctttctgcctttgctctctATGCAAAACAACACATTTTATTAATGTACTACGATTTGTGTTTTAAATTATAGTACTGTTTTACATCAATGAATTCATGTATGCAGAGTGGAATCtagattattttatactatGTGTGTgtctttttcactttaaataAACTTCACTCTTCCAtcatttaaaagataattttgttcATGTTCAATATTGATATTCTTAGTGTGAATGAAAGAAGTTTTGCTTTCTTATAACAATCAAAGAGTTTGCAAAAGATATTAAGAAATATATCAAACTCTATGAATAATGTAATGATATATACATTATGAAATTATCCGTTGTGTAAGATATACTATTTTATTGAAGACAGAATCTAAATGGTGGAGAATAAATCAATATCTAATGGACAAATGAAAGCATGGAAATGTAAAGTTCTACAATATTAATTCAAAGTTATAAAATGGactaaattaataatcataTGTATAACTCTTCATACAAGTgcatacatacatgcatatgaCTTACCTTCAAGAGCAAGGTTGATGGCATAAACATATGCATTAGTACTCTTTCTGCATGTATATATGGAAACATAAGCACACTAGGATGCGGAAGTTGATATCTCTGTGTAGTTTCTTGAAGTTTGCATGACTTTATATTGCCATCATGAAGAGGTCAGGTCAGCGGGTACAGCTGCACAAAGTTGAAGAAGCACAAATCATTCCTTACATTTTGAGGCGTAACAATGAAGAATTTACGTTAATCACAATTAAATTGAGTGTATTTGGATAAGCTTATTCAGTAAGGTAAGTTTATTAGTTTTGTTATCGGCCGTACAAGGTATCTTAACCCTTATTTAAGGTTGGCACTCATTACAAGGTAATGTTATTTACCTTACTAAAAAAATCAGATTCAATGAAGTAGATtcgagaaaagaaaaaggaaaccctTTACCTTAGTAAttaattagattaaatttaaattttaaggtcATTTGCAATCTCACCTTTGAAGAAAATAATCATTCAATGACTTTTTCCTCAGGTTTATAATAATGTGTCAAAGTCAACCTACTCTGACTTCACCTACTATAATgaccattaattattttattttgttaaaaaacttAACTAACTCTGACTTCATCTCACTTTgatgttaaaaatgaaaattacctACTTTATGCTTGCATAATAAAATTCACCCTCACAGAAAATGTCGCATGGCCAATATTTGAAGCATATGAAATTCTCCGATATATATAAGTACTTTATGCATGCTGCTCACAATGAAATCAACCTGTCTCTATAACATATATAAGGGGAACTTGGCTGAACAGCATGCCATAAAGCGCTATTAATTGGAAAGCTATAGACATCTGACGATAAAATGAACCTCCGCTCTTAGATTAACTAAGAAGCTCAACGTCTGGAATCAAGATGGTACATGTAATAATGAGtcaaaatgagaaaagaagatATAGTGTTGAAAACTCAAGAAACTACTTGAATGGCTAAATATAGAAGAATTAAACTAGAGAAATTATAGGTTGTGTACGTAGGATTACCTATAAATCGGTTGCTATGTAACGAATGAGGATGGCGATATAGCTCAGATGTCTTCCATTTATTCGCTACAATAATTAAAGCAAGTCTCAAAGTTAGAGGAGAAATCGATATCATCAATTAGTTCAAGAAAAAGATCCCTACTCACGATCTTCAACAAAaccaacaagaaaaataatcttTGGATACTTAAGGGCTAATTGAATGATACTATTGATGAGGAGTAACTATATAATCTCCCAACCAAATTTATAACTCAATTTTCAATTAACTAAATTGTAAACTAATTTAATAACTAATTGTGTACTTTCCCTTACTTACCTGTACTCTTATGTTGTTTTAGATTGTTTTAACTAAATTTGTAActcaaaacataattaatattatattaaaaaactaaaatgataattatttataactcattttttcttatataatgaTTATTATGGAAGAGAGAAAGTAGTAACTTCTGGAAGTGCACATTTGCGCTTACAATATTGAGATTGTACTATCAAATAAAATGCATGCAAATCGGCAATTTATAAATCCCAAATGTAGGAATAGTCACGCATATATAGCTAATATagacaaaatatttaatcataAGACAAGTTTCGTTCAATCTACTTAACCGCCtactaaaagtaaaatgaacAAAACCTAATCACAAAAGCAGAACCTAGCTCCATGCTTAACCATTTTGCAGTCATCAAATGAGAAACAGAGGGTTAATTGCCATGTGAGGTAGAACCGTAATTAAGCAACAAACACTTAACTATTGATATTAGTAACTAAATATGAGATTTATTAACCACAcaagaaagaacaaaatcaaataaatatcaatGCTCGTATCAACTATTCAAAGTAGAAGTTCATCATTAATGCTTCACCACTAAGAACAGAAGCAAACAATGGCTAAATAGTGTCAGGCAAATAGTCACCAGCCAACAtgagtcaaaataaaaaaaaaaaagcctttggcaagtaaaatttaaaaatcagagAACCAAACTTTTTCACTAGcaaaaataagaaacataatcaacaacaacatACTACTTCAAGAGTCTATCACCAAATAcactagaaatagaaattgaGCAAGCAATCAAAGTCAATAACTTGAGCATACTATCAATATATGATGTTTACCACAATCCCAGACACAACTTTTTCATCTATGCAAATGCATCACAGTTTTCACCCCCAACAAGTTTCCTCTTCATCCGCTTGCACCTCAAAAGTAATGTTTATCCGAAGTTAATTGAATTTGATTAGTTACTCAGTTGGGTAAGTTGGAAGAGAAATGATATTTAGACACCCATAATTTACGAACActccattaatattttttatttttctttacttctCTCTCTTCCTGTTGCATAATATTAccaattttatcaattatttatctttattctCTTTCTATCTCTCTTGGAGGTGTCTATACCTTTGAGTGTGCAAGAATCATTTATCTGGTTGGAATCAATGGTGAGTTATTAATTTCGGTCATAATTGTCCAGTCAATTTCCTGCCAATTGCCCATTAGGAGGGCCACCTCGATGTGTGACAAATTTTTCATTCACTTCAATAATAGAAACGCTCGGTTCTTCTTTGATTTCTGATATATTTTAATAGGTGCATCATAAAACAAAGTCAAGGAATTGCACAATTTCCCCCTCAATTAACAAAATCCATACGCCAccaataattacttttaatttcttcaaatgtCTTCAATCGTCTGATTGTCAAAGGTTGTGGCTGGGGTCAGAAGAGCCAAAGAAGGTCGAAGTGAATAAAAGACAATTTATTGTAACTATAATATTCCTTAATATTGGTCTCATTACAAGTTTGGAGAATCAGTGTACTAACTAGAGTTATCGAGATAGTAGACCCTGATATAATGGTTTTGTTTGATTACCCTGTACAACTGTGTATCCAATTTTCTACTTTTTGTCCTTTGCAATTGGACACCAATATTGATCTTGGGGGAGGACCAAGTCTCCCAAGAAGAATGTGAGAACAAGATTGACTTTCTCACATATAAAAAGCTAATGTTCGGTGATGAACTTAAGGGATGCTTCCGACATGAGTAAGAATTAAATGAAGGTTGAAATCTCTATTGAAAATGGTGGATGATGAGAAACCATGAAAACGGTTAGTAACAATGATGGTCACTTGA
The genomic region above belongs to Glycine max cultivar Williams 82 chromosome 14, Glycine_max_v4.0, whole genome shotgun sequence and contains:
- the W2 gene encoding R2R3 MYB transcription factor W2, translating into MRNPSLPTLATTKTKVKNNSNKSTNNNNNIGTNYSPCCNNVGLKRGPWTPEEDEVLANYINKEGEGRWRTLPKRAGLLRCGKSCRLRWMNYLRPSVKRGHIAPDEEDLILRLHRLLGNRWSLIAGRIPGRTDNEIKNYWNTHLSKKLINQGIDPRTHKPLNPPSIAVPSSSTTSTIPPSKPPPVIITNNNINPFHHDLTNMFNQGVHLNHLGQHHQPPPLSNPCDNHNPVPAAATDDVSAMGFMDNNNEDCNNDGININYYSDDVFSSFLNSLINDDAFEAQQQQHHVQTEIPTPSERSINPLPCDDRVDDHHLGSITTASASQGYDDELGVLWESPLVSATFSQHVNDHITKRVHDHHNQ